From one Ursus arctos isolate Adak ecotype North America unplaced genomic scaffold, UrsArc2.0 scaffold_26, whole genome shotgun sequence genomic stretch:
- the HDAC7 gene encoding histone deacetylase 7 isoform X2: protein MHSPGADGTQVSPGARCPSPPGTGRPRPRADTPGPQPQPMDLRVGQRPPVEPPPEPALLALQPPQRLHHHLFFTGLQPRSAESMRLPMDTPMPQLQVGQQEQELRQLLNKDKSKRSAVASSVVKQKLAEVILKKQQAALERTVHPNSPSIPYRTLEPLETEGAARSMLSSFLPPVPSLPNDPPEHFPLRKTVSEPNLKLRYKPKKSLERRKNPLLRKESAPPSLRRRPAETLGDSSPSSSSTPASGCSSPNDSEHGPNPVLGSEALLGQRLRLQETSLAPFALPTVSLLPAITLGLPAPARADADRRTHPTLGPRGPVLGSPHAPLFLPHGLEPEAGGPLPSRLQPILLLDPSVSHTPLLTVPGLGPLPLHFAQSLLTTERLSGSGLHRPLSRTRSEPLPPSATAPPPLGPLQPRLERLKPHVQLIKRPAKPSEKPRLRQIPSAEDLETDGGGVGPVGDDGLEHRESSHGQHEARGPVPLQHQQVFLWEQQRLAGRLPRGGTGDSVLLPLAQGSHRPLSRAQSSPAAPASLPTPEPASQARVLPSSETPARTLPFTTGLVYDSVMLKHQCSCGDNSRHPEHAGRIQSIWSRLQERGLRSQCECLRGRKASLEELQSVHSERHVLLYGTNPLSRLKLDNGKLAGLLAQRMFVMLPCGGVGVDTDTIWNELHSSNAARWAAGSVTDLAFKVASRELKNGFAVVRPPGHHADHSTAMGFCFFNSVAIACRQLQQQGKASKILIMDWDVHHGNGTQQTFYQDPGVLYISLHRHDDGNFFPGSGAADEVGAGSGEGFNVNVAWAGGLDPPMGDPEYLAAFRMVVMPIAREFSPDLVLVSAGFDAAEGHPAPLGGYHVSAKCFGYMTQQLMSLAGGAVVLALEGGHDLTAICDASEACVAALLGNKVDPLSEEGWKQKPNLNAIRSLEAVIRVHSKYWGCMQRLASRPDSWALRVPGTDTEEVEAVTALASLSVGILAEERPSEQLVEEEEPMTL, encoded by the exons ATGGGACCCAGGTGAGCCCGGGTGCCCGCTGCCCCAGTCCCCCTGGCACAG GCCGCCCCAGGCCCCGTGCAGACACGCCAGGCCCTCAGCCCCAGCCCATGGACCTGCGGGTGGGCCAGCGGCCCCCGGTGGAGCCCCCGCCAGAGCCCGCGCTGCTGGCCCTGCAGCCCCCCCAGCGCCTGCACCATCACCTGTTCTTCACGGGCCTGCAGCCACGCTCCGCGGAGTCCATGAGG CTCCCGATGGACACGCCGATGCCCCAGCTGCAGGTGgggcagcaggagcaggagctgCGGCAGCTTCTCAACAAGGACAAGAGCAAGCGAA gTGCCGTAGCCAGCAGCGTGGTCAAGCAGAAACTGGCAGAGGTGATTCTAAAGAAACAGCAGGCAGCCCTAGAGAGAACAGTGCACCCCAATAGCCCCAGCATTCCCTACAG AACCCTTGAGCCCTTGGAGACGGAAGGAGCTGCTCGCTCTATGCTCAGCAGCTTTCTGCCTCCTGTTCCCAGCCTGCCCAATGACCCCCCAGAACACTTCCCTCTCCGAAAGACAG TCTCTGAGCCCAACCTGAAGCTGCGCTACAAGCCCAAGAAGTCCCTGGAGCGGAGGAAGAATCCGCTGCTCAGAAAGGAGAGCGCCCCGCCCAGTCTCCGGCGGCGGCCCGCGGAGACCCTTGGTG actcCTCCCCAAGTAGCAGCAGCACGCCAGCCTCGGGCTGCAGTTCCCCTAATGACAGCGAGCACGGCCCCAACCCAGTCCTGGGCTCCGAG GCGCTCTTGGGCCAGCGGCTGCGGCTGCAGGAGACCTCTCTGGCCCCGTTCGCCTTGCCGACTGTGTCCTTGCTGCCCGCAATCACGCTGGGGCTACCTGCCCCTGCCAGG GCTGATGCTGACCGCAGGACCCATCCGACTCTGGGCCCTCGGGGGCCGGTCCTGGGGAGCCCCCATgctcccctcttcctgccccatgGCCTGGAGCCTGAGGCTGGAGGCCCCTTGCCCTCTCGACTACAGCCCATCCTCCTCTTGGATCCCTCAGTTTCTCACACCCCTCTGCTGACTG TGCCCGGGCTTgggcccctgcccctccacttTGCCCAGTCCTTACTGACCACCGAGCGGCTCTCTGGGTCAGGCCTCCACCGGCCACTAAGCCGGACCCGCTCAGAGCCCCTGCCCCCAAGCGCCACCGCCCCCCCACCGCTGGGCCCCCTGCAGCCCCGCCTGGAACGGCTCAAACCTCACGTCCAGCTGATCAAG aggccagCCAAGCCAAGTGAGAAGCCCCGACTGCGGCAGATACCCTCCGCTGAGGACCTAGAGACGGATGGCGGGGGAGTGGGGCCAGTGGGGGATGACGGCCTGGAACACAGGGAGTCAAGCCACGGGCAGCATGAGGCCAGAGGCCCTGTTCCTCTCCAGCACCAGCAG GTGTTCCTCTGGGAGCAGCAGCGACTGGCTGGGCGGCTCCCCCGGGGAGGAACTGGGGACTCTGTGCTGCTTCCCTTGGCCCAGGGCAGTCACCGGCCCCTGTCCAGGGCTCAGTCGTCCCCAGCCGCGCCTGCCTCACTGCCAACTCCAGAGCCCGCCAGTCAGGCCCGTGTCCTGCCCAGCTCGGAGACCCCTGCCAGGACCCTGCCATTCACCACAG GGCTGGTCTATGACTCGGTCATGCTGAAGCACCAGTGCTCCTGCGGGGACAACAGCCGGCACCCCGAGCACGCGGGCCGCATCCAGAGCATCTGGTCCCGGCTGCAGGAGCGGGGGCTCCGGAGCCAGTGCGAG TGTCTCCGGGGCAGGAAGGCCTCCCTGGAGGAGCTGCAGTCTGTGCACTCGGAGCGGCATGTGCTCCTGTATGGCACCAACCCACTCAGCCGCCTCAAACTGGACAACGGGAAGCTGGCAG GGCTCCTGGCACAGCGGATGTTTGTGATGCTGCCCTGTGGTGGGGTAGGG GTGGATACTGACACCATCTGGAACGAGCTGCACTCCTCCAATGCAGCCCGCTGGGCCGCCGGCAGCGTCACCGACCTCGCCTTCAAAGTAGCTTCCCGTGAGCTAAAG AATGGTTTTGCTGTGGTTCGGCCCCCAGGACACCATGCAGACCATTCCACAGCCAT GGGCTTCTGCTTCTTCAACTCTGTGGCCATCGCCTGCCGGCAGCTTCAACAACAGGGCAAGGCCAGCAAGATCCTCATCATGGACTGG GATGTTCACCACGGCAACGGCACCCAGCAGACCTTCTACCAGGACCCCGGTGTGCTGTACATCTCCCTGCATCGCCACGACGACGGCAACTTCTTCCCCGGCAGCGGGGCCGCGGATGAG GTGGGAGCTGGTAGTGGTGAGGGCTTCAATGTCAACGTGGCCTGGGCGGGAGGTCTGGATCCCCCGATGGGGGATCCTGAGTACCTGGCTGCCTTCAG GATGGTCGTGATGCCCATCGCCCGAGAGTTCTCTCCGGACCTGGTCCTGGTGTCAGCTGGGTTTGATGCCGCCGAGGGTCACCCAGCCCCACTGGGTGGCTACCATGTTTCCGCTAAAT GTTTCGGGTACATGACGCAGCAGCTGATGAGCTTGGCGGGGGGCGCCGTGGTGCTGGCCTTGGAAGGTGGCCATGACCTCACAGCCATCTGTGATGCTTCTGAGGCCTGCGTGGCTGCTCTTCTGGGGAACAAG GTGGATCCTCTCTCAGAAGAGGGCTGGAAACAGAAACCCAACCTCAACGCCATCCGCTCTTTGGAAGCCGTGATCCGGGTGCACA GTAAATACTGGGGCTGCATGCAGCGCCTGGCTTCCCGTCCAGACTCCTGGGCGCTCAGGGTGCCAGGCACCGACACGGAAGAAGTGGAGGCAGTGACTGCGTTGGCATCCCTCTCCGTGGGCATCCTGGCTGAAGAGCG GCCCTCAGAACagctggtggaggaggaagaaccCATGACTCTCTAA
- the HDAC7 gene encoding histone deacetylase 7 isoform X4, with amino-acid sequence MVNFLSQGLELLEQGSEDGTQVSPGARCPSPPGTGRPRPRADTPGPQPQPMDLRVGQRPPVEPPPEPALLALQPPQRLHHHLFFTGLQPRSAESMRLPMDTPMPQLQVGQQEQELRQLLNKDKSKRSAVASSVVKQKLAEVILKKQQAALERTVHPNSPSIPYRTLEPLETEGAARSMLSSFLPPVPSLPNDPPEHFPLRKTVSEPNLKLRYKPKKSLERRKNPLLRKESAPPSLRRRPAETLGDSSPSSSSTPASGCSSPNDSEHGPNPVLGSEADADRRTHPTLGPRGPVLGSPHAPLFLPHGLEPEAGGPLPSRLQPILLLDPSVSHTPLLTVPGLGPLPLHFAQSLLTTERLSGSGLHRPLSRTRSEPLPPSATAPPPLGPLQPRLERLKPHVQLIKRPAKPSEKPRLRQIPSAEDLETDGGGVGPVGDDGLEHRESSHGQHEARGPVPLQHQQVFLWEQQRLAGRLPRGGTGDSVLLPLAQGSHRPLSRAQSSPAAPASLPTPEPASQARVLPSSETPARTLPFTTGLVYDSVMLKHQCSCGDNSRHPEHAGRIQSIWSRLQERGLRSQCECLRGRKASLEELQSVHSERHVLLYGTNPLSRLKLDNGKLAGLLAQRMFVMLPCGGVGVDTDTIWNELHSSNAARWAAGSVTDLAFKVASRELKNGFAVVRPPGHHADHSTAMGFCFFNSVAIACRQLQQQGKASKILIMDWDVHHGNGTQQTFYQDPGVLYISLHRHDDGNFFPGSGAADEVGAGSGEGFNVNVAWAGGLDPPMGDPEYLAAFRMVVMPIAREFSPDLVLVSAGFDAAEGHPAPLGGYHVSAKCFGYMTQQLMSLAGGAVVLALEGGHDLTAICDASEACVAALLGNKVDPLSEEGWKQKPNLNAIRSLEAVIRVHSKYWGCMQRLASRPDSWALRVPGTDTEEVEAVTALASLSVGILAEERPSEQLVEEEEPMTL; translated from the exons ATGGGACCCAGGTGAGCCCGGGTGCCCGCTGCCCCAGTCCCCCTGGCACAG GCCGCCCCAGGCCCCGTGCAGACACGCCAGGCCCTCAGCCCCAGCCCATGGACCTGCGGGTGGGCCAGCGGCCCCCGGTGGAGCCCCCGCCAGAGCCCGCGCTGCTGGCCCTGCAGCCCCCCCAGCGCCTGCACCATCACCTGTTCTTCACGGGCCTGCAGCCACGCTCCGCGGAGTCCATGAGG CTCCCGATGGACACGCCGATGCCCCAGCTGCAGGTGgggcagcaggagcaggagctgCGGCAGCTTCTCAACAAGGACAAGAGCAAGCGAA gTGCCGTAGCCAGCAGCGTGGTCAAGCAGAAACTGGCAGAGGTGATTCTAAAGAAACAGCAGGCAGCCCTAGAGAGAACAGTGCACCCCAATAGCCCCAGCATTCCCTACAG AACCCTTGAGCCCTTGGAGACGGAAGGAGCTGCTCGCTCTATGCTCAGCAGCTTTCTGCCTCCTGTTCCCAGCCTGCCCAATGACCCCCCAGAACACTTCCCTCTCCGAAAGACAG TCTCTGAGCCCAACCTGAAGCTGCGCTACAAGCCCAAGAAGTCCCTGGAGCGGAGGAAGAATCCGCTGCTCAGAAAGGAGAGCGCCCCGCCCAGTCTCCGGCGGCGGCCCGCGGAGACCCTTGGTG actcCTCCCCAAGTAGCAGCAGCACGCCAGCCTCGGGCTGCAGTTCCCCTAATGACAGCGAGCACGGCCCCAACCCAGTCCTGGGCTCCGAG GCTGATGCTGACCGCAGGACCCATCCGACTCTGGGCCCTCGGGGGCCGGTCCTGGGGAGCCCCCATgctcccctcttcctgccccatgGCCTGGAGCCTGAGGCTGGAGGCCCCTTGCCCTCTCGACTACAGCCCATCCTCCTCTTGGATCCCTCAGTTTCTCACACCCCTCTGCTGACTG TGCCCGGGCTTgggcccctgcccctccacttTGCCCAGTCCTTACTGACCACCGAGCGGCTCTCTGGGTCAGGCCTCCACCGGCCACTAAGCCGGACCCGCTCAGAGCCCCTGCCCCCAAGCGCCACCGCCCCCCCACCGCTGGGCCCCCTGCAGCCCCGCCTGGAACGGCTCAAACCTCACGTCCAGCTGATCAAG aggccagCCAAGCCAAGTGAGAAGCCCCGACTGCGGCAGATACCCTCCGCTGAGGACCTAGAGACGGATGGCGGGGGAGTGGGGCCAGTGGGGGATGACGGCCTGGAACACAGGGAGTCAAGCCACGGGCAGCATGAGGCCAGAGGCCCTGTTCCTCTCCAGCACCAGCAG GTGTTCCTCTGGGAGCAGCAGCGACTGGCTGGGCGGCTCCCCCGGGGAGGAACTGGGGACTCTGTGCTGCTTCCCTTGGCCCAGGGCAGTCACCGGCCCCTGTCCAGGGCTCAGTCGTCCCCAGCCGCGCCTGCCTCACTGCCAACTCCAGAGCCCGCCAGTCAGGCCCGTGTCCTGCCCAGCTCGGAGACCCCTGCCAGGACCCTGCCATTCACCACAG GGCTGGTCTATGACTCGGTCATGCTGAAGCACCAGTGCTCCTGCGGGGACAACAGCCGGCACCCCGAGCACGCGGGCCGCATCCAGAGCATCTGGTCCCGGCTGCAGGAGCGGGGGCTCCGGAGCCAGTGCGAG TGTCTCCGGGGCAGGAAGGCCTCCCTGGAGGAGCTGCAGTCTGTGCACTCGGAGCGGCATGTGCTCCTGTATGGCACCAACCCACTCAGCCGCCTCAAACTGGACAACGGGAAGCTGGCAG GGCTCCTGGCACAGCGGATGTTTGTGATGCTGCCCTGTGGTGGGGTAGGG GTGGATACTGACACCATCTGGAACGAGCTGCACTCCTCCAATGCAGCCCGCTGGGCCGCCGGCAGCGTCACCGACCTCGCCTTCAAAGTAGCTTCCCGTGAGCTAAAG AATGGTTTTGCTGTGGTTCGGCCCCCAGGACACCATGCAGACCATTCCACAGCCAT GGGCTTCTGCTTCTTCAACTCTGTGGCCATCGCCTGCCGGCAGCTTCAACAACAGGGCAAGGCCAGCAAGATCCTCATCATGGACTGG GATGTTCACCACGGCAACGGCACCCAGCAGACCTTCTACCAGGACCCCGGTGTGCTGTACATCTCCCTGCATCGCCACGACGACGGCAACTTCTTCCCCGGCAGCGGGGCCGCGGATGAG GTGGGAGCTGGTAGTGGTGAGGGCTTCAATGTCAACGTGGCCTGGGCGGGAGGTCTGGATCCCCCGATGGGGGATCCTGAGTACCTGGCTGCCTTCAG GATGGTCGTGATGCCCATCGCCCGAGAGTTCTCTCCGGACCTGGTCCTGGTGTCAGCTGGGTTTGATGCCGCCGAGGGTCACCCAGCCCCACTGGGTGGCTACCATGTTTCCGCTAAAT GTTTCGGGTACATGACGCAGCAGCTGATGAGCTTGGCGGGGGGCGCCGTGGTGCTGGCCTTGGAAGGTGGCCATGACCTCACAGCCATCTGTGATGCTTCTGAGGCCTGCGTGGCTGCTCTTCTGGGGAACAAG GTGGATCCTCTCTCAGAAGAGGGCTGGAAACAGAAACCCAACCTCAACGCCATCCGCTCTTTGGAAGCCGTGATCCGGGTGCACA GTAAATACTGGGGCTGCATGCAGCGCCTGGCTTCCCGTCCAGACTCCTGGGCGCTCAGGGTGCCAGGCACCGACACGGAAGAAGTGGAGGCAGTGACTGCGTTGGCATCCCTCTCCGTGGGCATCCTGGCTGAAGAGCG GCCCTCAGAACagctggtggaggaggaagaaccCATGACTCTCTAA